The sequence GACGGagccgacgccgccgccgccccgacGAGGACGAGGGCGACGATGAACAGAGATTTGTGAAGTCCTTTTTACAGtacgacccctccccccccttaccccctgtcccccctcctccGAGCTCCTCTCACACTACAGCATCGACCACCTGGATGGAAGAGACTAATGTGGCAGCAAAGAAATAAtcaattgccccccccccccccccccccccccaatgctccatctcctccacccccccccccccccccccccaatgctccatctcctccacccccccccccccccccccccccccccccccccccccgttgtctGTTTCCATGGAAATAACCTCAAAGGGGAGGGAAGACCCTGTTTCAGGAGGAGTGTTTTAGACACAGCCCAGATCTCGTATCTCCTCGGACACCTCCGCTGGGGAGACTgtctgtaacccccccccctccaacaccccccccccaccagcgtGGGGGTCATTGCGACACATGTGTCAAAGACACCATCATCCTTCCCCTTTCCCACCGCCCCCCCTTTCTTAAACCGTCGCTTGTGTTTTCGACTGTATCCACGTTGTTGTGACCACTGGACCACATCGCGATGACACGGAGGAATGAACCActgcagacggacggacgggggcggggggggggcagaccaaTGGGAGCCCGGCTCCTAACCCGATGAACCTGATATACCACTCCCGTCGTTTGACCCGTCAGTGCAACGTTTGGCTTGGGACGATTTATTACTGCTTTTATACCGAGAGTGCAACGTTGtcgttttgtttttaagattAACAGAATGTAGCCCCATGCGATTCAGATAACAGTTGTGTTGCCTTTTGAGGCGGCTtcgcttcgttttttttttgaaaagcaAAAAAGTGCTTTCGGTGTTTCTTAAGACGATGTTAATAATCCATGAATGTTTGTTTTAGGCggcttgcatttttttttacactggCCTTTTTTTAACTCCAAGACAATTTTCCACGTTTTTTAATAAGACTAAACATTGCAGCTCCATGACAACAtgacgtttttattttttattttcagcaACATTTATGTTTGTAGGAGAGAAGGAAATCCAGCTGTCTTCTCAGGACTAAGttaatgtacatatattctCATGCAATTTTTTTTCACTCAAACCCACAAACAAAAACCTAAGTCAGGCAAACCGGATATGTGATTGTATCAGCGCTGACGCACAACACTGTCATTTAAAGAAGAAGCAAAAGGCATCTCAACTCTGCTCCCATGCACGCTGACGCCATCTCGCCTGCCACCACTAGGAGGTGCTAACAAGCAGGTCCAGCTGgtggcgggtgtgtgtgtgtttggatgcgagtgtgtgcgcgtgtgcactTTCATGTTTGTGAACCTGGAGTCCCTGCCCACCGCTTGCTCCGTAGCCTCCGGCCAGTAGCAGATCACCGAGTTGTGCCACAAGTTCAAACCAAGCAGCGATCCAAcgctgtctgccccccccccccccccccccccccgcccgccttaTGCCTTCACGAATCCGCGCGGGTTCCGTAATGCTTGgacaacaaacacagaaaatgaCAAAAAGCCACTTTTGGATCCACGATAACGTCCTTCAATGTCTCCACACTGAAATATACTGGAACCGAGTCTAGCCTCAATACCCGCGTCTTTATTTCTGTCTGTGTACACGTTAGCCTGAGTGCGTGGGGGCCACCGTGCGGCCTCCAGAGACTGATTAAGCCTTTCGCCTTCTCAGTAGGAAAGTTATTCAGCTGTATGAAGCTTCTTTCACCTTTCTATCTGAGATAAAGCCTTGCAATGAACAAGTCACATCCGGCTGATCATGATGACGATCAAAGATGCAAGTGAATGTCTTTCTAATTTTGTAATGCATGCCTGAAatactttaattttttttatcgaGAACTTTgtttttctatctttttttttttaatggtgcctaagttatgatgatgatgcaatTTTCCACaaagtttttcttttgtttttttttgttaaaagaGGGGActtggaaagaaaaaacactaaaaaaaacacaatttgtaGATTTGTCTTGTATTTTCTCGCTTTTTGGTAACTGTAGCTTGTATAGTGTCTTATTTTTTCCATTATTAAACCATTTATTACTTGTTTCTGCGTTTACATTATCGTCTGAAAGATGATTCTGCCGTATCACTCGTCCTATAAGGTAATGGGGAGTGAAAGAGGAAGTCAACTCAACTTAATTTGATAAGGTTTTGAAACTGGCACCTAATTGCAGTGAAATGTCTTTTTTCAAGTTTCCCTATTTGCACAGAATGGGTTGTATATTACTGCTgcaaatgtgaatgtaaatggactgcatttatatagcgcttttctaaccaattAATCTAACCAAACAATTTAGTGATgaatctgtatatatatatatatatatatttgtttcaaACAGAAGGAACAACATTCAAAGGCTTTGAAACATGATAGTTGAGTTGCTAAACCATTTCCCTTTAACCAATGAGTACATTAAGTGTGATCGAAGACAGCTCAACAAAGCTGCATGAGCAGTTTGAAAGCTTTACATAAAAAAGGTTACATTTGCTTTTGAAAAGACCAAGATGTGTTTTCACAACCTATCTCCGTGGTTTCATCCAGCCCAGTACGGGATGTTGCCACACACTGGTGTCCTATTGAATTCAAGACTTATAATGCATCTGAAAACATACAACCTCAAGAGTCAATCACCTCAAAATGACTTGAATACATATAAACAAACTCAAAAATGATTTAAATGCAAATTAACAGATATACCAGCAATACATATTCCCATGGTATAAATGAGCTTATTATGAATTTCTTGTCAAAGAATAAAAGAAGGAACCCAGTTGGTTTAAGAGGAAGCGGGCAGgcagtgtatgcgtgtgtgtgtgtgtgtgtgtgtgtgtgtgtgtgtgtgtgtgtgtgtgtgtgtgtgtgtggtgggaggtGATGCTGCCTGtggttttttctcttcttcatACTGTCTGAACGGACAGAGAGCCACTCTGCTTCCTGGTAGAAGCTACTGTCAGCGCTCTGTCGTCGTCGACATCAATCCGAGAGACACATTGCAACTCAAACCGATTTGATCTTCTCCGCCGACAAAACCCACCTGGTGAAAGGATGAAGACCATGATGCGAGGGGCTCTCCTGGCCGTCCTTCTGATGGTCAACCTAAGCTGCGTCGGTGAGGAGCACTTCATCTCTTCTTTCTGTGTCGAAGCCTCTCCCTTGACTGCGTGATACTTTTATACCTCAAATAAACTGGGCAGTGTTTCGGCGAAAAGTTATAGTTATAACTTAACTCTTGTTGGTTCATAGTTACATTTATAGCTATAATTCCTGTGTTAGCTACTGTTATAATAGTTATAATTAGTTAGCACTGTGTTCATCAACCACTGATGTAAGAACATGGGACAACGGAAGCAGTGCCAAGCATAGATGACCAATGGGCTAGGCCTACCAACCATGGGCATGGTACAGATATGGTATGATACCGGATTAAGCTTATTCCTAATACAACACAAGACTTGGGAGCCATGTCTGGTTGCATCCTTATTGCTCCCTCCATAGACTCCTACTGCAGGTGTAAAGTGTACATCTTAAACCTGCAATATGTACGATTTTGTCattagcagcctctagtggtTTGAGTCGGAGCTGCAGTTATAGCTTTATAATTGTCCTACTGTGTGTCGactcggggaggggaggggaggggagggggggttgaatcGTGGGGGAGTTGATTTGTGGAAGGGCGAAAGAGGTAGTAAAGATCGATGCACATGGTAAAGTATTATCGGACAATGGCGAATGTGATCTGGGTTGCCAACATCTCTTgtcctgtgattggtcagacgCCTTCGATGACATGAAGGTCTGCTACGTGCTGGACGCTATTCTGATCGCTTACAGCATCGTTCTGACGGTCCTCTACATTAGGCTCAAGGTAAGAGAAACCAAAATATAATCAATCTTTCATTAAAAAAACCCTCATATTTAATGTATATTTAAGATAACATGTGtttgcaaaaatatatataggcctacgaAAAAGTATGTTGCAGTTTATTTTCGTTTGTTTTGTAGCTCTATCCCGCTACTCCACCTCAAGATCATCCTGAGGTAAGTCCGTTTTTTGTTCTGTATTTGTTGATCTGTTGGCATGACGATGACTGGTGGTTCGGTTGGTGCTGTAGGCCATGAAGTATAATCCAGCCATAATGTACTCATACATAATGCAGTGTCAAATACGGAATGTACGATCATAGACTGTATAAAAAAggtttatacacacaaacacttgaatgtttattttctatACAAATGGTTTAAAGTTGGAAAGTCGAGAATCCAGAATCGCGATGAGCCTGAATGCGttaatgtgtaggcctataacaaGGGAAAGTCAAACAGTAAAGTTAGATTACTTATTGACCTTTTAAATTGCACGGGATGAACGTTtacatttttcaaaatgtatttgaaaaatGCTAAGCACACGGATGCACACCACATTTTGTAGGGCTATGTTTGTTTGGAATTGTATGCCAATAAATAGCCTACTGTATATCTTTCTATTTCACAGAAAAGTGATGCAGCAGGGATATATTCAGTGAGTATTGTCatgcacaaatatattttcctaATATTACCGTATTTTGTACTTGCATATCACAATGCAACACAAACCAAATACAAATTTGGTGTCACTTAGAGCCGCACCACGCGCGGCTGTATTAACACGTCCTCTTTGTCTCCGACAGGGCCTGACCCCACATATTTCAGACACCTACGAGACCATCAGGGTGGAGAAGAAAGCTCAGATGTGATCCCTGAAGAAATGATGCGTTGTGCGATCATGGGCTGTCGTCGTCTGAAGAGAAGGGGCTGCTCACTGACCCCAGGTTCCACCCAGCGGTTGCTTTAAGCTTGTTGGCCAGTAGGATTGTATGCAATAGAGttagtatgtttattttacttttgtaGCTGGTAATAAGGGCATATATGCCAATAGTGTATTGCTAACATGCTTTTTGAAAGACATTTAGATTAGATTAAAGCAATGTATAATTAATTCATCTTCAACATGATATATAGGCTAATAACTTTTGATCCCtgccaaaaatatatttgtgtgtatatattttatattatattaatatgtgtCTTGACGTTTTAATTTCCAACTTTTAAGTGTATATTTTATTGCATTACATTTCGACAAATAAAACCAAGAACACAGACTGCATTGCTTCAGTTCCTGTAAATGGCTGCATGTTCTTCAATCTTAAAATAAACCGTAAAAAAGGCCCGGACCGCAGCTCAAACAGTACGATATCTAACAAGAAGCCATTAGGCTACTCTCCCAGCTTATCTTAATAGAGGTCGGGAAAACATTATTCGACCCATAACCACTGCTTCACGATTAGGTGGCATGATAAGCCTACGCACATTTAGATATTCCCCCGGTAATGGTTAACATGTTATGTAGGCCTCGTTTTTGAAAAGGTATTATTGAGTCGAACAACAACAGCACTAGGAGGCAATCACGCACCAAAAGACAACAGCCTGTGTGGAAGACCTCGTCCCACGAATGTACACAGACCGTGTTGTGAGGCGCAGTCTTTTCATATTTACATAACATAACTGGTTGTGGAACCTGTATTAGAAAACGATTCAAAAAGTCACGCAGTAGCCTACTCATAACTAGGCTACATCAAACTACACCACAGTTATCTCGTGTGGCCAGCTCTAGCCCTTCATGTCCTAAGGCCGACTGCTTTTCTTGTGAATACGTCTAGGCTGAACTAAAATGTAGACCAACTTACTTCAATTGTATTGCCTTTTACCCCCGGTAAGCTGTGCATTGAATGATTGAATGCGTCTCATTTGTGTTTTTAAGTGTGCGTTAGGGcgtttgttaatttattctacaactatTGGGTGGGGGTGTTAGTGGGGGGCTTTCTCTGCTAGGAGGCGTGGCCACCTGACAAGAGGCGGGGCTGTGAAGTCAGACAGGTGTACGGAATCGAACAGGCACAGAAACGCTTCGTCTATCAATACTACACGAAAAGTCCTAGTTATCTTTGTACACTAATGTAGAAGCCTACACGATGTTCACCATGCTATAGTTCTTTAATTTGGCGTTTCCTATGTTGTGCATAGCTATAGCGGAATAGTCTACCTGGGACTTTGTCACTACAACGGAGGTGTTGAAGAAGTTCCAGCACCTGGGAGTTTGGATCGAAGGCTACCTTCCTACCTCGAGGTGGATGGGATGCACACCGTCCGATGAGGATTCCTGCTGGATTTGAAAACTTAAAtgatttgtttaaaaaaaaccaaaaatgcCTCCACTGACGCTGTGTTAACGTGACCCAACTTTCTATCATCGTTAAGTCCCGCCGTATTTCGATTCACGTCTGAAGATGAGGATTCCTACGTCGGGCCAAGGGAGCGCACTGCTCACTCTGCTGTCGGCTATTGGTAAGATCCttatttcaaaacacaggtatttgaACCAAACATCTTCTACCTTCGCATCATTCTTGCACGATTTAAAACTCAACTAATTATCCTATTTGTGTTTCAATGCTTAAAGGTGAGCTTGGTGAGAAAATATAGGTTATAGACCCCTTCGAACATTGAAAATAATCGGTATCATTTGTTTAACTAGCAGTAACCACTACTATGGATTGTTGCGCTACATGGTTctcacagtcagacagacaggaaggtgtTGCAGGAACACGCACCATGTATGAATGCAGTCCAGTGGCATTCCTCCTTTCTCCCATCTTTCATTTTGGGGGcttatttttttacaaaaagtACCTTTCCCCtgggtttttttttgtaaacaatttttttattcaatgttATCGACGCTTGGTTGTCTACTATGAGTAGCCTGAACGTAAAGACACATTATGTAAAATGTACTGTTTCAATTggcagagaggcaggagagagttACGCAAACTGTCACACACAAACGGGAAAAG is a genomic window of Gadus morhua chromosome 8, gadMor3.0, whole genome shotgun sequence containing:
- the fcer1gl gene encoding Fc receptor, IgE, high affinity I, gamma polypeptide like; its protein translation is MKTMMRGALLAVLLMVNLSCVDAFDDMKVCYVLDAILIAYSIVLTVLYIRLKLYPATPPQDHPEKSDAAGIYSGLTPHISDTYETIRVEKKAQM